GATTCGTTAGTAGACTTGTTACCTTTTATTATGAGAGAGGAGTTTAGAAAAATTGAGCTTCATAACCCACTGATGGTTAACTTTACAAAAACAGAGATAGAAAAATTCTTAGGTAAAGTAAATGAGGAACTTACATATAGGTTGACTTATGAAAGAAGAAAACAAGAATCTTAAGCTTGATTAATGGAGGGGAGAAAATGAACAATTTAAGAGTTCATGCAGTTAGAGGAGCTACAACAACTAAGGAAGATTCTGAACAAGAAGTTTTAAAAGAAACAAAACGTCTTTTAGAAAGTGTATGTGATAGAAATCAGATTACAGATGAACATCAAGTTATAAGTATATTTTTTACAACTACCAAAGATCTACAATCGTGTTTTCCTGCAAGAGCTGCAAGAAAATTAGGATGGACAAACACAGCATTGATGTGTGCTCAAGAAATTGATGTTGAAGGAGCCATAACAAAATGTATTAGGATCATGATCCACTATTATTCTCATTTAAACCATAAACCAGAACCTGTATATTTAAATGAAGCTCAGAGTTTACGGCCTGATTTAAATAAATAATTTTAATGGAATGAATTATATTTTTTGAACTTGTGGGGAGGAACGAACATTTTTTTGTCGAATAGTCTGTTATGAATTAGAATTAAGTAAATAATTTAAGTTGAGAGGTTTGATAACATGTCATCTAATATAGTCATTGCAATTGATGGACCTGCTGGTGCCGGAAAAAGTACGATTGCTAGAAATCTCGCAATAAGTTTAAATCTTAAATATCTTGATACTGGTGCTATGTATAGAGCAATAGCTTTGTATGTGTTACATAAAGACATAGATCCACAAGATAAAGATTGTGTTAAAAGTGTACTTAAAAAAGTGAATTTAGATATCAAAACAAAATCAAATGGAAACAACTTGGTATTTTTAAATAATCAAGAAATAACTGATGAAATCCGACAACCTGAAGTTTCTAAGGCTGTTTCTTATATAGCTGAAAACTTTGCTGTGAGAGAGTTTTTAGTAGAGATGCAACGAAAAATTGGTCGTGATGGTGCTGTGCTTGATGGAAGGGACATAGGAACACGTATTTTTCCTAATGCTGATTTTAAGTTTTACTTAACTGCAAGCATAGAAGAAAGGACACAAAGACGTCTTTGTGATTTACTGAAAGAAGGGTATAACACAACTTATAATGAAGTAAAACAAGAATTACTAAGGCGTGATGAAATTGACCAGAATAGAACCTATAGCCCTTTGAGAATGGCAGAAGATGCTATTTTACTAGATACTACTAATATGACCCAAAAAGAAGTATTGTCAAAGTTACTTGAAAGGGTTGAAGGTCATGAATAAAAATAGCACTTTATATACTATACTTAGAGGGCTATTTAGATTACTCTTTAAAACAATATATCCTATAAAAATTGAAGGTTATGAAAACCTACCTAATGAAGGGCCAGCAATATTATGTTCAAATCATATTAGTTTATTTGATCCGATATTATTAGGTTGTATTTCAGAACCCCATGTAACTTTTATGGCTAAAGAAGAATTATTTAATATACCTGTAATTGGTTATATAATTAAAAAACTTGGTGCTATTCCTGTTAAAAGAGGGCAAGCTGATAGAAAAGCACTTAAAACTTCTCTTGATGAACTTATAGCAGGTAATATATTTGGGATGTTTCCGGAAGGTACAAGGAAACAAAAC
This DNA window, taken from Natranaerobius trueperi, encodes the following:
- the aroH gene encoding chorismate mutase, with the protein product MNNLRVHAVRGATTTKEDSEQEVLKETKRLLESVCDRNQITDEHQVISIFFTTTKDLQSCFPARAARKLGWTNTALMCAQEIDVEGAITKCIRIMIHYYSHLNHKPEPVYLNEAQSLRPDLNK
- the cmk gene encoding (d)CMP kinase, yielding MSSNIVIAIDGPAGAGKSTIARNLAISLNLKYLDTGAMYRAIALYVLHKDIDPQDKDCVKSVLKKVNLDIKTKSNGNNLVFLNNQEITDEIRQPEVSKAVSYIAENFAVREFLVEMQRKIGRDGAVLDGRDIGTRIFPNADFKFYLTASIEERTQRRLCDLLKEGYNTTYNEVKQELLRRDEIDQNRTYSPLRMAEDAILLDTTNMTQKEVLSKLLERVEGHE
- a CDS encoding lysophospholipid acyltransferase family protein, which translates into the protein MNKNSTLYTILRGLFRLLFKTIYPIKIEGYENLPNEGPAILCSNHISLFDPILLGCISEPHVTFMAKEELFNIPVIGYIIKKLGAIPVKRGQADRKALKTSLDELIAGNIFGMFPEGTRKQNSNNKLLRGVGFIAAKSKAPVVPITIKGKYKPFRRVKVIVHSPINYQKEDFDQSEDSLAEFSQSIMVIINNDL